In Myotis daubentonii chromosome 10, mMyoDau2.1, whole genome shotgun sequence, one genomic interval encodes:
- the STARD3NL gene encoding STARD3 N-terminal-like protein, translating into MNSLPADMENALTGSQSSRASLRDVHSINPAQLMARIESYEGREKKGISDVRRTFCLFVTFDLLFVTLLWIIELNVNGGIENTLEKEVVQYDFYSSYFDIFLLAVFRFKVLILAYAVCRLRHWWAIALTTAVTSAFLLAKVILSKLFSQGAFGYVLPIISFILAWIETWFLDFKVLPQESEEENRLLIVQDASERAALIPGGLSDGQFYSPPESEAGSEEAEEKQDSEKPLLEL; encoded by the exons ATGAACTCCCTGCCAGCAGACATGGAGAACGCGCTCACAGGGAGCCAGAGCTCTCGCGCGTCTCTGCGCGATGTCCATTCCATCAACCCTGCACAGCTCATGGCCAGGATTGAGTCCTatgaaggaagggaaaagaaaggcatATCTGATGTCAGGAGgactttctgtttgtttgtcaCCTTTGACCTCTTATTTGTAACATTACTGTGGATAATAGAGTTAAAT GTGAATGGAGGCATTGAGAACACGTTAGAGAAGGAGGTGGTGCAATATGATTTCTACTCttcttattttgatatattt cTTTTGGCAGTTTTTCGGTTCAAAGTGTTAATACTTGCCTACGCTGTATGCAGACTGCGCCATTGGTGGGCAATAGCA TTGACAACAGCAGTGACCAGTGCCTTTTTACTAGCAAAAGTGATCCTCTCAAAG CTTTTCTCTCAAGGGGCTTTCGGTTATGTGCTGCCCATCATTTCATTCATCCTTGCCTGGATCGAGACGTGGTTTCTGGACTTCAAAGTGTTACCTCAAGAGTCAGAAGAAGAAAACA GACTCCTGATAGTTCAGGATGCTTCGGAGAGGGCGGCACTCATTCCTGGTGGCCTTTCCGATGGCCAGTTTTATTCTCCTCCTGAATCTGAAGCAG GATCTGAAGAAGCTGAAGAAAAGCAGGACAGTGAAAAGCCACTTTTAGAGCTATGA